From the genome of Cryptococcus depauperatus CBS 7841 chromosome 1, complete sequence, one region includes:
- a CDS encoding phenylalanine-tRNA ligase, beta subunit, whose amino-acid sequence MPTIAVNKAELYKRLEKEYTTHEFDELCFDFGIELDEDTTLEVEEARKKGLPTSPPQLKIEIPANRYDLLCIEGLARALRIFLQKDAPPEYKLGTPEKLQEVYVDNSTSPLRPYFAGAVLRLARPMNQNEYESFIDLQDKLHQNLCRMRRFVAIGTHDLDTIEGPFKYMCKDPKQIKFVPLNKDTEHTAQELMAIYEGDRHLGKYLHLIKDAPAYPVIYDGKDRVCSMPPIINSQHSKIVPGKTKNIFIDTTAIDKTKLDIVINMVSVMFGEYTSVPYTIEPIRVHLPDGSSQLTPPLAPRATTASASYINAATGLSLTRPEICTLLTRMSLTAKPSTVDEDLLDVLVPCTRPDILHECDIMEDAAIAYGFNNLPLSMPATNTVAKAFPINKLGDIVRKECAMAGWIEALPLILCSHDENFAYLNRPDPGHYAVRLANPKSLEYQVVRTSLLPGMLKTARENKALPLPMKIFEVSDVAIQDSSAERQARNYRRLCAVYMDRKAGFEVTHGLLDRVMQILSVPFLEKKKNEGQYGYYIQQAEDPTYLGGRAAHVFYRPKPTAKTTLSSKSPLQSFVFDIKSALPSAKGTVWEKDINIGSLGVLHPTVLNNFDLVRPCSSLEIDIEPLL is encoded by the exons ATG CCTACTATTGCTGTTAACAAAGCCGAGCTTTACAAGCGCCTGGAGAAGGAATACA CTACTCATGAGTTTGACGAGCTctgttttgactttggtaTAGAACTCGACGAAGAT ACTACTCTTGAAGTCGAGGAAGCTCGGAAAAAAGGACTTCCTACCTCTCCTCCTCAGCTTAAGATTGAAATACCAGCCAACAGATATGATTTGCTCTGTATTGAAGGTCTTGCTCGGGCATTACGgatctttcttcaaaaagatgCCCCTCCAGAGTACAAACTCGGAACTCCGGAAAAGTTGCAAGAGGTCTATGTGGACAATTCT ACATCCCCTCTTCGGCCATATTTTGCCGGTGCTGTACTCCGCCTCGCTCGACCCATGAATCAAAATGAGTATGAATCCTTTATCGACCTTCAAGACAAACTTCATCAAAACCTTTGTCGGATGAGACGTTTCGTCGCTATCGGCACCCATGATTTGGATACAATTGAAGGGCCTTTCAAGTACATGTGCAAAGATCCAAAACAAATCAAGTTTGTGCCTTTGAATAAGGACACCGAACATACTGCCCAAGAATTGATGGCTATCTACGAG GGTGATAGACATCTCGGAAAGTACTTGCATTTGATCAAGGATGCTCCAGCATATCCCGTCATCTACGATGGAAAGGACCGAGTATGTTCTATGCCTCCTATTATCAATTCCCAGC ATTCTAAAATCGTTCCTGGCAAGACGAAAAATATCTTTATTGACACTACAGCTATTGACAAAACCAAACT TGATATTGTGATAAATATGGTTTCAGTTATGTTTGGCGAGTACACTAGTGTTCCTTATACTATCGAGCCAATTCGAGTTCATTTGCCCGACGGCTCTTCCCAACTGACGCCTCCCCTTGCTCCTCGGGCCACCACCGCTTCAGCTTCCTATATTAATGCCGCAACTGGGCTTTCGCTCACTCGACCGGAGATTTGTACCCTTCTCACTCGCATGTCTCTTACCGCCAAGCCTTCTACTGTTGACGAGGATCTCCTTGATGTTCTTGTTCCATGTACTAGGCCGGATATTTTACACGAATGTGATATCATGGAGGACGCTGCTATCGCTTACGGCTTCAACAATTTGCCCTTGTCGATGCCTGCCACCAATACTGTGGCTAAGGCATTCCCCATCAATAAATTGGGAGATATTGTTAGAAAGGAGTGCGCTATGGCAGGCTGGATTGAGGCTTTACCTCTTATCCTT TGCTCTCACGATGAAAATTTTGCCTACCTCAATCGACCTGACCCTGGGCATTATGCTGTTCGTCTCGCAAACCCCAAGTCACTGGAGTACCAGGTTGTCCGAacttctttgcttccaGGCATGCTAAAAACCGCTCGAGAAAACAAAGCTCTCCCCCTTCCTATGAAAATCTTTGAAGTTTCTGATGTTGCTATTCAAGACTCATCAGCAGAGAGGCAAGCAAGAAATTATCGGAGACTTTGTGCGGTCTATATGGACAGAAAAGCTGGTTTCGAGGTTACCCATGGATTGTTGGACAGAGTGATGCAGATCTTGTCTGTACCATtcttggagaagaaaaagaacgaaGGCCAGTATGGGTATTACATTCAGCAAGCAGAGGACCCAACCTATCTTGGAGGACGGGCGGCTCATGTCTTCTATCGGCCAAAACCTACCGCCAAAACTACCCTATCTTCTAAATCCCCCCTTCAATCTTTCGTCTTTGACATCAAGTCTGCATTGCCTTCCGCAAAGGGCACTGTTTGGGAAAAGGACATCAACATAGGAAGTTTGGGCGTCTTGCACCCTACTGTCCTCAATAACTTTGATTTGGTTCGGCCTTGTTCTAGTTTAGAGATTGATATCGAACCTTTATTGTAA